The Amblyomma americanum isolate KBUSLIRL-KWMA chromosome 6, ASM5285725v1, whole genome shotgun sequence genome has a window encoding:
- the LOC144095309 gene encoding cholinesterase 1-like, producing MEHPSDRDHHAVIPPSVVPRKNYNIVAATTALVVFALLAYALTQIVVKLNAGRHRRSYLNYKSKLLHGGTLLSVMDRDVVQYLNLRYAMVPERFSIAEPYAAKHTEDEAHEHPRPCAQSSYSAFPSHPFPAAEEFEDCLFLNVWSPFDREEDESSTLRPDSSILKPVVVVLVGGNFVSGGSSHHEFFDGAVMASLWNQVIVIPNYRVGLLGFYNLRGENTSSNAGFADQVLVLQWVQSHIAFYGGDPNKVTLLGHEAGATAVGFHLLSPESSPLFLRAILLSGSPYRLLPRHANTVIRDISHQLLCSVDHNGHDTTERITSCLRSKSLHSLVLNQREATLNGAVAAFSPSFPHITSADNGSTLYGNSYRASKHLFENRRKSILVGTTENEGSAYTSALLNYYGVEHENELDNETAAHILEAYLKHHGVTIGEDILGAYMRRNDSRSAIGSLARAIGDFAVHCPVRRFLESYARTGPGGGGDVYVYHFRHVPDFRWWPNWMGAPQMLDWLYVSGNVQNLRLGKISVADTEILLSKKMASLLSCFAAKGDPVRCRRSLPVRWTKLAEDDYHTLVVENDTTLVVRSGLPYGEACRVWDAVFAHVTGDAVETSRGYTSSWKGSRVEQQRMKASAGESPFHQDSSQKHPKLAITRLTEGGRRSPTWPRYLSGFLKDNNLQRFNWTHISEGA from the exons CGGCCACAACGGCGTTGGTGGTGTTTGCCTTGCTGGCGTACGCACTGACTCAGATCGTGGTGAAGTTGAATGCCGGAAGGCACAGGCGCTCGTACCTGAACTACAAGTCGAAGCTTCTGCACGGCGGGACATTGCTCAGCGTCATGGACCGCGATGTGGTGCAGTACCTGAACCTCCGCTACGCTATG GTTCCAGAGCGCTTCAGCATCGCCGAGCCATACGCGGCCAAGCACACCGAGGATGAAGCGCACGAGCACCCGAGGCCCTGTGCGCAAAGCTCGTACAGCGCGTTTCCATCGCACCCGTTCCCGGCGGCTGAGGAGTTCGAGGACTGCCTCTTTCTCAACGTCTGGTCTCCGTTCGACAGAGAGGAAGACGAGAGCAGCACCCTCAGGCCTGACAGTAGCATCCTCAAGCCCGTCGTCGTTGTGCTAGTGGGCGGTAACTTCGTGTCCGGCGGAAGCAGCCACCACGAGTTCTTTGACGGAGCCGTTATGGCGTCCCTGTGGAATCAG GTGATCGTTATTCCAAACTATCGTGTCGGTCTACTCGGCTTCTACAATCTGCGGGGTGAAAACACATCGAGCAACGCGGGCTTCGCAGACCAGGTCCTCGTGCTTCAGTGGGTGCAGTCACACATCGCTTTCTACGGCGGCGACCCAAACAAGGTCACTCTTCTTGGGCACGAGGCTGGCGCTACTGCCGTGGGCTTTCACCTGCTCTCTCCGGAAAGCTCGCCGCTGTTCCTTAGGGCCATCCTTCTGAGCGGCTCCCCGTACCGACTTCTTCCCCGACACGCGAACACGGTCATTCGCGACATCTCTCACCAGCTTCTCTGCAGCGTAGATCACAACGGCCACGACACCACCGAACGCATTACCAGCTGTCTGAGAAGCAAGTCCCTGCACAGCCTGGTCCTCAATCAACGAGAGGCGACTCTCAACGGGGCAGTGGCAGCGTTCAGCCCTTCCTTTCCACACATAACTTCCGCTGACAACGGGTCCACCTTGTACGGAAACTCCTATCGGGCGAGTAAACATCTTTTCGAAAACCGACGCAAGAGTATCCTCGTCGGTACTACAGAGAACGAAGGTAGCGCCTACACCAGCGCGCTGCTGAACTACTACGGCGTCGAGCACGAGAATGAGCTCGACAATGAGACTGCCGCCCACATTTTAGAGGCCTACTTGAAACACCACGGCGTCACAATAGGCGAGGATATTCTTGGGGCGTACATGCGGCGCAACGACAGCCGGAGTGCCATAGGCTCTCTTGCGCGTGCCATCGGCGACTTCGCGGTGCACTGCCCCGTCAGGAGATTTCTGGAGAGCTACGCACGCACTGGACCTGGCGGAGGCGGCGACGTGTACGTCTACCACTTCCGGCACGTCCCCGACTTTCGCTGGTGGCCCAACTGGATGGGAGCGCCGCAGATGCTCGACTGGCTGTACGTGTCGGGCAACGTGCAGAATCTGCGCCTGGGGAAAATCAGTGTGGCCGACACCGAGATACTGCTGTCCAAGAAGATGGCCAGCTTGTTATCCTGCTTCGCTGCCAAAGG CGATCCGGTCAGATGCCGTCGGTCGCTGCCTGTGCGATGGACGAAACTAGCGGAGGACGACTACCACACCCTGGTGGTGGAGAACGACACGACGCTGGTGGTGCGGTCGGGCTTGCCATACGGTGAAGCTTGCCGCGTGTGGGACGCTGTCTTCGCGCATGTCACCGGTGACGCCGTGGAAACTTCGCGCGGCTACACCAGCTCCTGGAAGGGTAGTCGCGTCGAGCAGCAGCGCATGAAG GCAAGCGCCGGCGAGTCCCCCTTCCATCAAGACAGTTCTCAGAAGCACCCCAAGCTTGCCATTACACGGCTCACCGAGGGCGGCCGCAGGTCCCCGACGTGGCCCAGATACCTATCGGGCTTTCTCAAGGACAACAACTTGCAGAGATTCAACTGGACACACATCTCAGAGGGCGCATAA